A stretch of Deltaproteobacteria bacterium DNA encodes these proteins:
- a CDS encoding acyltransferase: MKAGFLQTAPVFGAVERNVEDAVKGLLALSKRGAELVVLPELFSTGYAFRDKRESLKYSERVSDGYAVRRLAETAKVTGMFIAAGFVERDGKRVYNSSVLVGPKGVIAVYRKTHLFWNEKKYFYPGDTGFKVHDIGKAKVGMMICFDWVFPEAARTLALMGADVILHPSNLVLPFCPEAMITRCLENRVYAITANRVGSEKRGAAKALTFIGQSEVVSPRGRVMKRASAKKAESALVEIDPRAARSKCVTPLNDIFKDRVKKFYKF; this comes from the coding sequence ATGAAGGCGGGATTTTTGCAAACTGCTCCGGTGTTTGGGGCTGTAGAGAGGAATGTCGAGGACGCGGTTAAAGGGCTTCTTGCTCTTTCGAAGCGCGGGGCCGAACTCGTGGTGCTTCCCGAGCTTTTCTCGACAGGCTATGCCTTCAGGGATAAGAGAGAGAGCCTTAAGTATTCCGAGCGTGTTAGCGACGGGTACGCGGTAAGGCGTCTTGCGGAGACAGCGAAGGTAACGGGCATGTTTATTGCGGCCGGGTTTGTCGAGCGCGATGGAAAGCGGGTGTATAACTCTTCGGTGCTTGTCGGGCCAAAGGGCGTTATCGCCGTGTACAGGAAGACCCACCTTTTCTGGAACGAAAAAAAGTATTTCTATCCCGGCGATACCGGCTTTAAAGTCCACGACATAGGTAAAGCTAAGGTCGGCATGATGATATGCTTTGACTGGGTGTTTCCCGAGGCAGCGAGGACGCTTGCCTTAATGGGCGCGGACGTGATTCTGCATCCGTCGAACCTTGTGCTGCCGTTTTGTCCGGAGGCCATGATAACGAGGTGCCTCGAGAACCGCGTGTACGCGATAACCGCCAACAGGGTTGGCAGCGAGAAGAGGGGGGCTGCCAAGGCCCTCACCTTTATCGGTCAGAGCGAGGTCGTTAGCCCAAGGGGCCGCGTGATGAAGAGGGCGTCGGCGAAAAAGGCCGAGTCCGCGCTTGTGGAGATAGATCCGAGGGCCGCGAGAAGTAAGTGCGTAACTCCGCTAAACGACATTTTCAAGGACAGGGTGAAGAAGTTTTATAAGTTTTAG
- a CDS encoding glycoside hydrolase — MGGRGMRLFGKRFIFAAAIVAGVFTANVLFASAAKAADATGSALFGFALADKKTSAPSVAAYKDVIHVAWSTDDGDVYVNSIGADKKVSAPVKVNTGDEKASGPHNSPGIAVGPKGEVYVTWTNPLGDEGFEADIRISVSTDGGASFSKSVVINDNAEKSSRGFESVTVNADGVVHVAWLDGREKIKGKSSAFYASSRDKGKTFSVNLKLSSGVCPCCRTAIVASGKDVYASWRNVSEVSARDMIVSVSHDNGKSFLTPVTVNDDNWILAGCPHRGPSMTVDNKGVLYYTWYSEAEEGAPAVYFAFSTDKGATFSKRQKLPYSSGRFPDHSGVMSAADGAVAVWEEKTPVVSKIFTARFSASSGFSKPEEISEGFRRSSDAALAVYGASIAACWNYDEMRGKRVVCKALDAKK, encoded by the coding sequence ATGGGAGGCAGAGGGATGAGGCTCTTTGGTAAAAGGTTCATATTTGCCGCAGCTATCGTAGCAGGTGTTTTTACGGCGAATGTTCTTTTTGCATCGGCGGCTAAAGCCGCCGATGCAACCGGCAGCGCGCTTTTTGGTTTTGCGCTTGCCGACAAGAAGACCTCCGCGCCCTCTGTTGCAGCGTATAAAGACGTAATCCATGTCGCGTGGTCAACCGATGACGGAGACGTCTACGTAAATAGCATTGGAGCCGATAAAAAGGTCTCCGCTCCGGTAAAGGTGAATACGGGAGACGAAAAGGCCTCCGGGCCGCATAATTCTCCTGGAATCGCCGTAGGGCCAAAAGGCGAGGTCTATGTCACGTGGACCAACCCGCTTGGCGACGAAGGCTTTGAGGCGGATATAAGGATTAGCGTTTCAACTGACGGCGGAGCCTCGTTTTCCAAATCCGTTGTCATAAACGACAACGCAGAGAAAAGCTCGCGCGGCTTTGAGTCGGTTACAGTCAATGCCGACGGTGTTGTGCATGTTGCGTGGCTGGACGGCAGGGAAAAAATCAAAGGCAAGAGCTCGGCCTTCTACGCAAGTTCGCGGGATAAGGGCAAGACGTTTTCGGTAAATCTGAAACTTTCTTCCGGCGTGTGCCCGTGCTGCAGGACGGCAATCGTTGCTTCCGGTAAGGACGTGTACGCCTCGTGGAGGAATGTGAGCGAGGTCTCGGCGCGTGATATGATAGTTAGTGTGTCGCATGATAACGGCAAAAGCTTTCTTACGCCCGTAACCGTTAATGACGACAACTGGATACTTGCCGGATGCCCGCACAGAGGGCCTTCAATGACCGTTGACAATAAGGGCGTGTTATACTATACATGGTATTCGGAGGCAGAGGAGGGCGCGCCGGCCGTTTACTTCGCGTTCTCAACGGATAAGGGCGCTACATTTTCCAAACGGCAAAAACTGCCGTACTCATCCGGACGCTTCCCGGACCATTCGGGTGTCATGAGCGCGGCCGATGGCGCGGTTGCGGTATGGGAGGAAAAGACGCCGGTAGTAAGTAAGATCTTTACGGCGCGGTTTTCAGCTTCTTCGGGGTTCTCAAAGCCCGAGGAAATAAGCGAAGGCTTTAGAAGGTCCTCTGACGCAGCACTTGCGGTTTACGGAGCATCCATAGCAGCGTGCTGGAATTACGACGAGATGCGTGGTAAGCGCGTTGTTTGCAAGGCGTTGGACGCAAAAAAGTAA
- a CDS encoding TonB family protein, translating to MNGFKKIVVFSAALHAAIFGIAVAGTWSPRAVESKVAGLGHVMITFAGAERGATKEQKASPAPEVASVLSSAVIKDASPAASEAVAVVAGRVDGISGYSGKGELSDDAMKNFKSMVVSAIEKAKFYPRWARERGYEGTVGVSFTVKPDGKVEGVSVNKPCHCNALNVAAVEIVAKAAPFLKRPGALDGRDIPMNVSIAFALD from the coding sequence ATGAACGGATTTAAAAAAATAGTCGTCTTTTCCGCAGCCCTTCACGCTGCCATCTTCGGCATTGCCGTTGCCGGCACGTGGTCTCCTCGCGCCGTTGAATCGAAGGTTGCGGGGCTCGGGCACGTGATGATAACCTTTGCAGGCGCGGAAAGAGGCGCTACGAAAGAACAGAAGGCATCACCCGCGCCAGAGGTTGCGTCCGTGTTGTCAAGCGCTGTCATAAAAGACGCTTCGCCTGCGGCAAGCGAGGCCGTAGCCGTTGTAGCAGGCCGGGTGGACGGTATCTCCGGATACTCGGGCAAGGGTGAGCTCTCGGACGATGCGATGAAGAATTTTAAATCGATGGTCGTCTCTGCCATAGAAAAAGCCAAGTTCTACCCGAGATGGGCGCGCGAGCGCGGGTACGAAGGAACCGTTGGCGTAAGTTTTACGGTAAAGCCGGACGGCAAGGTCGAAGGCGTGTCCGTAAATAAGCCCTGCCACTGTAACGCGCTAAATGTCGCTGCAGTAGAGATAGTGGCGAAGGCAGCGCCGTTTCTAAAACGCCCGGGAGCGCTTGATGGCCGTGACATTCCGATGAATGTCAGCATCGCGTTCGCGCTCGACTGA